From a region of the Mycobacterium sp. SMC-8 genome:
- a CDS encoding flavin reductase family protein, whose product MTVELTASHPGRAVPPHTSEMRRVLGHFCTGIAVITAHDGERAIGFTCQSVTSVSLEPPYISFCPSLSSTSWPLIRQVGAVCVNVLAADQQDVCARFASRSDEKFAGVGWRPGRNGAPALDRALARIEADVQAEHIAGDHSIVVAEVTGLWAHAERGPLLFFRGGYGRFGGAHD is encoded by the coding sequence ATGACCGTCGAGTTGACCGCGTCGCACCCGGGGCGTGCGGTACCGCCGCACACGTCCGAGATGCGTCGCGTCCTGGGGCACTTCTGCACCGGCATCGCCGTCATCACCGCCCATGACGGGGAGCGTGCGATCGGCTTCACCTGCCAGTCGGTCACCTCCGTCTCGCTGGAACCGCCCTACATCTCGTTCTGCCCGTCCCTGTCGTCGACGAGCTGGCCGCTGATCCGGCAGGTGGGCGCGGTGTGCGTGAACGTCCTCGCCGCAGACCAGCAGGACGTGTGCGCGCGGTTTGCGTCGCGCAGCGACGAGAAGTTCGCCGGGGTCGGCTGGCGTCCCGGCCGCAACGGCGCCCCGGCCCTCGACAGGGCGCTGGCGCGCATCGAGGCTGATGTCCAGGCCGAGCACATCGCCGGTGACCACTCCATCGTGGTGGCCGAGGTGACCGGCCTGTGGGCCCACGCCGAGCGCGGCCCTCTGCTGTTCTTCCGCGGCGGCTACGGCAGGTTCGGGGGTGCCCATGACTGA
- a CDS encoding PadR family transcriptional regulator has protein sequence MLSGGEELSGYDIKKWINWAIRFFYSSPAYSQIYSELKRLERLGLLSSRVDSGIRSRRMYKITESGLAAVTRWANEDSVEPPTLKHNPLLRVMLGHLLNPGRLREILAEHAAYAEQLQQAAATEVRWTGEQPAWAYARLALRWSEQYYAAERDLALQMIKELDAVEETFGEGGPEGVQFPVREYWYEVERRIAAEDSPDSGAEKSGD, from the coding sequence ATGCTCTCCGGCGGTGAGGAGCTGTCGGGTTACGACATCAAGAAGTGGATCAACTGGGCGATCCGGTTCTTCTACTCCAGCCCGGCCTACAGCCAGATCTATTCGGAGCTCAAGCGGTTGGAGCGGCTCGGCCTGCTCAGTTCGCGCGTCGACTCCGGCATCCGAAGCCGTCGGATGTACAAAATCACCGAGAGCGGTCTGGCCGCGGTCACCCGCTGGGCCAACGAGGACTCCGTGGAACCGCCCACACTCAAACACAATCCGTTGCTGCGGGTGATGCTCGGGCATCTGCTGAACCCGGGCCGGCTCCGGGAGATCCTCGCCGAGCACGCCGCGTACGCCGAGCAGCTGCAGCAGGCGGCGGCCACCGAGGTGCGCTGGACCGGTGAGCAGCCTGCCTGGGCCTACGCCCGCCTCGCCTTGCGCTGGTCGGAGCAGTACTACGCCGCCGAACGGGACCTGGCCCTGCAGATGATCAAGGAACTCGACGCCGTCGAGGAAACGTTCGGCGAGGGCGGCCCGGAAGGCGTCCAGTTCCCGGTGCGCGAATACTGGTACGAGGTCGAACGCAGGATCGCCGCCGAGGACTCGCCCGACTCCGGCGCCGAGAAATCCGGGGACTGA
- a CDS encoding 3-ketosteroid-delta-1-dehydrogenase — protein sequence MTSRENFTVDLLVVGSGTGMAAALAAREAGLSALIVEKTPYVGGSLARSGGAFWMPGNPILTDAGSGDTVEYGRTYVGTLVGGDAPLDRAHAFVDHGPATIDMLRRTTPMKFQWANGYSDYHPEKPGGSAVGRTCECRPFDTAVLGPALTRLRPGVMESDFPMPVTGADYRWLNLMARMPRKSWPRILLRAFQGIGGLALRRRYAAGGQGLAAGLFAGVLDAQIPVWTDSPVSELLVDGDRVTGAVVDRDGTEVQVTARHGVVLAAGGFDHLMSWRHKFQSERLGEHLSLGSEGNTGDGIRLAQDLGAGTALMDQAWWFPAFAPLPDRDPTVMLAERSLPGCLLVDQNGRRFINEATDYMTFGQELLRREQSGAPVETMWMVFDQRYRNSYLMAAELFPRMPIPRSWYDAGIAHRSDDLADLAERIGVPPTVFAETMIRFNDLARAGVDSDFQRGASAYDRYYGDPTIDPNPNLRPLDSGPYYAVKVVLSDLGTCGGLRADARARVLREDGSPIDGLYAIGNTAANAFGKTYPGAGATIGQGFVFGYVAAQHAAGRLV from the coding sequence GTGACATCTCGGGAGAACTTCACCGTCGATCTGCTTGTCGTCGGATCCGGCACCGGCATGGCCGCCGCCCTGGCGGCACGAGAAGCCGGGCTTTCGGCGTTGATCGTGGAGAAGACGCCGTACGTGGGTGGATCGCTGGCCCGCTCGGGAGGCGCGTTCTGGATGCCCGGCAACCCGATCCTCACCGACGCCGGCTCCGGCGACACGGTCGAGTACGGCCGCACCTATGTCGGCACACTGGTCGGCGGCGACGCTCCGCTCGACCGGGCACACGCCTTCGTGGACCACGGTCCTGCGACCATCGACATGTTGCGCCGCACCACGCCGATGAAGTTCCAGTGGGCGAATGGCTATTCGGACTACCACCCCGAAAAGCCTGGCGGCAGCGCTGTCGGACGCACCTGCGAATGCCGGCCGTTCGACACCGCGGTGCTGGGCCCCGCACTGACCCGCCTGCGGCCCGGGGTGATGGAATCCGACTTCCCGATGCCGGTCACCGGCGCGGACTACCGTTGGCTGAACCTCATGGCCCGGATGCCGCGGAAGTCGTGGCCGCGCATCCTGCTGCGCGCGTTCCAGGGCATCGGCGGCCTGGCGCTGCGACGCCGCTACGCCGCCGGGGGTCAGGGCCTGGCGGCAGGCCTGTTCGCCGGTGTGCTCGACGCGCAGATCCCGGTGTGGACCGACTCGCCCGTCTCCGAACTGCTGGTCGACGGTGACCGGGTGACCGGCGCGGTGGTTGACCGCGACGGCACCGAAGTCCAGGTCACCGCCCGTCACGGTGTCGTCCTGGCCGCCGGGGGTTTCGACCATCTGATGAGCTGGCGGCACAAGTTCCAGTCCGAACGGCTGGGCGAGCATCTGAGCCTCGGTTCGGAGGGCAACACCGGCGACGGAATCCGCTTGGCCCAGGATCTCGGTGCGGGCACCGCGCTGATGGATCAGGCGTGGTGGTTCCCGGCATTCGCGCCGCTGCCCGACCGTGACCCGACCGTCATGCTGGCCGAGCGGTCCCTGCCGGGTTGCCTTCTGGTCGACCAGAACGGCCGGCGGTTCATCAACGAGGCGACGGACTATATGACGTTCGGGCAGGAGCTGCTCCGGCGTGAACAGTCAGGCGCCCCGGTCGAGACCATGTGGATGGTGTTCGACCAGCGGTACCGCAACAGTTATCTCATGGCCGCTGAACTGTTTCCGCGCATGCCGATTCCGCGGTCGTGGTATGACGCCGGTATCGCGCACCGCAGCGACGACCTCGCCGATCTGGCTGAGCGCATCGGCGTGCCACCAACGGTGTTCGCCGAGACGATGATCCGGTTCAACGATCTGGCCCGGGCGGGTGTGGACAGCGACTTCCAGCGCGGGGCCAGCGCTTACGACCGTTACTACGGCGACCCCACCATCGATCCCAATCCCAATCTGCGGCCGCTGGATTCGGGCCCGTACTACGCGGTCAAGGTCGTGCTCAGCGACCTGGGGACCTGCGGCGGCCTTCGGGCCGATGCCCGCGCCCGGGTGCTCCGCGAGGACGGTTCGCCGATCGACGGGCTGTATGCGATCGGCAACACCGCCGCCAACGCGTTCGGCAAGACCTATCCCGGTGCGGGCGCCACCATCGGGCAGGGTTTCGTGTTCGGCTACGTCGCCGCGCAACACGCCGCCGGCCGGCTCGTCTGA
- a CDS encoding 3-ketosteroid-9-alpha-hydroxylase subunit A has translation MTTLQPDSATEVRQIEAQAAPTRYARGWHCLGLTRDLGDGKPHPVNGFGTKLVVFRGEDGAINVLDAYCRHMGGDLSDGEVKGNEIACPFHDWRWGGDGRCKQIPYSRRVPKLARTATWPTMEQDGMLFVWNDPEKKAPPADVTIPRIEGVGTDGWTDWHWYSTVVHTNCREIIDNVVDMAHFFYIHGGLPTGFKNVFEGHVATQYYRSDARPDLGSGEGAKILGTTSVASYYGPSFMIDDLTYHYEHGDQRTVLLNCHYPIDAESFVLQYGITVEKSDALPEDSATQMAVALGDFVKMGFEQDVAIWRRKARIDNPLLCEEDGPVYQLRRWYEQFYVDAADVTPDMVDRFEFEIDTTRPREAWMKEVEANLAAGRLPRLVGLTK, from the coding sequence ATGACTACGTTGCAGCCCGACAGTGCCACAGAGGTCCGGCAGATCGAGGCGCAGGCAGCGCCGACCAGGTATGCGCGCGGTTGGCACTGCCTGGGACTGACGCGGGATCTCGGTGACGGAAAGCCACACCCGGTCAACGGATTTGGCACCAAGCTGGTGGTGTTCCGCGGCGAGGACGGCGCGATCAACGTGCTCGACGCGTACTGCCGGCACATGGGCGGGGACCTGTCCGACGGAGAGGTCAAGGGCAACGAGATCGCGTGCCCGTTCCACGACTGGCGGTGGGGCGGTGACGGACGCTGCAAGCAGATCCCGTACAGCCGCCGCGTGCCCAAGCTCGCGCGCACCGCGACGTGGCCGACCATGGAGCAGGACGGCATGCTGTTCGTCTGGAACGACCCGGAGAAGAAGGCTCCGCCTGCCGACGTCACGATTCCCCGTATCGAAGGTGTCGGCACCGACGGGTGGACCGACTGGCATTGGTACTCCACGGTGGTGCACACGAACTGTCGCGAGATCATCGACAACGTCGTCGACATGGCGCACTTCTTCTACATCCACGGGGGGCTGCCCACCGGGTTCAAGAACGTCTTCGAGGGCCATGTCGCCACGCAGTACTACCGCAGTGATGCCCGCCCCGACCTCGGCAGCGGAGAGGGGGCCAAGATCCTCGGCACCACCTCCGTCGCGTCGTACTACGGGCCGTCTTTCATGATCGACGATTTGACCTATCACTATGAGCACGGCGACCAGCGCACCGTGTTGTTGAACTGCCACTACCCGATCGACGCCGAGTCCTTTGTGCTGCAGTACGGCATCACGGTGGAGAAGTCGGACGCGCTGCCGGAGGACTCGGCGACCCAGATGGCCGTCGCGCTGGGCGATTTCGTCAAGATGGGTTTCGAGCAGGACGTCGCGATCTGGCGGCGAAAGGCGCGCATCGACAACCCGCTGCTGTGTGAGGAGGACGGCCCGGTGTATCAGCTGCGCCGATGGTACGAGCAGTTCTACGTCGACGCTGCCGACGTGACCCCGGACATGGTCGACCGCTTCGAATTCGAGATCGACACCACCCGTCCGCGCGAGGCATGGATGAAAGAGGTGGAGGCGAATCTGGCGGCGGGCCGGCTGCCGAGGTTGGTGGGCCTGACCAAATGA
- a CDS encoding HNH endonuclease signature motif containing protein: MYVRSMSGSEVRAAVSGLRGAFDEVAACEVDLLTRPDLVAALDELETLWCQLPAVRHRLLARLQAEATPRQMGAKSWKEVLRVRWRLSTGEAHRRLSEAAVLAPRQSVTGPSLPPVLPATAAAQAHGLITAEHVEVIGKTMAKLPGFVDTATRERIEVDLVRTAVGNGPKELKDCAERTLFLLDQDGPEPDDAERARKRGVSRSPQRGDAMVDLRATLTPEAWAVWEPIFARLAAPGMCNPDDSEPCTSGTPSQAQIDNDQRSLAQRQHDALVAAGRIALMSGQLGQLNGLPVSVIIRTTVQDLESRAGVGVTGGGTVVPIAEVIRMAGHANHYLAVFDRATGSAMDLFRAKRIASPAQRIMLIARDGGCTKPGCTVGAYGSQVHHVVADWVDGGNTNVDELGLACGPDNRSVDTDGGGWSTRMNARCEVEWIPPPGLDTGQARLNYYHRPERLLRPPEDPPPQSQNTSGSTEPADSATADDDSGPPRPADDPGEPGGPAPPDNQAA, translated from the coding sequence ATGTATGTTCGAAGTATGTCGGGGAGCGAGGTGCGGGCCGCGGTGAGCGGGTTACGTGGCGCTTTTGATGAGGTGGCGGCCTGTGAGGTTGATTTGTTGACCCGACCGGATTTGGTGGCGGCCCTGGATGAGCTGGAAACGCTGTGGTGTCAGCTGCCCGCGGTGCGTCATCGGCTGCTGGCCCGGTTGCAGGCCGAGGCCACCCCGCGCCAGATGGGGGCGAAATCCTGGAAAGAGGTGCTGCGGGTGCGTTGGCGGCTCTCGACCGGCGAGGCGCACCGGCGGTTGAGCGAAGCGGCGGTGTTGGCGCCGCGCCAATCGGTGACCGGGCCGTCGCTGCCGCCGGTGCTGCCCGCCACCGCGGCCGCCCAGGCCCATGGTTTGATCACCGCCGAGCATGTCGAGGTGATCGGCAAGACCATGGCCAAACTGCCCGGTTTTGTGGATACCGCCACCCGGGAGCGTATCGAGGTTGATCTGGTGCGTACTGCGGTGGGTAACGGCCCCAAGGAGCTCAAGGACTGCGCGGAGCGGACGTTGTTTCTGCTCGATCAGGACGGCCCCGAACCCGATGACGCCGAACGTGCCCGCAAACGCGGGGTGTCGAGGTCGCCCCAGCGTGGGGATGCCATGGTGGATCTGCGCGCGACGCTGACTCCGGAGGCGTGGGCGGTGTGGGAGCCGATTTTCGCCCGGTTGGCCGCGCCGGGGATGTGTAATCCCGACGATTCCGAGCCGTGTACGTCGGGGACGCCGTCGCAGGCCCAGATCGACAACGATCAGCGCAGCCTGGCCCAGCGTCAGCATGATGCGCTGGTCGCGGCCGGGCGGATCGCCCTGATGAGCGGCCAGCTCGGCCAACTCAACGGGTTGCCGGTGTCGGTGATCATCCGTACCACGGTGCAGGATTTGGAGTCCCGGGCCGGGGTCGGTGTCACCGGCGGGGGCACGGTGGTGCCGATCGCCGAGGTGATCCGGATGGCCGGGCACGCCAACCACTATCTGGCGGTGTTCGACCGGGCCACCGGCTCAGCAATGGATTTGTTCCGCGCCAAGCGCATCGCCTCCCCGGCGCAGCGGATCATGCTGATCGCCCGTGACGGCGGGTGTACCAAACCTGGCTGCACCGTGGGGGCGTATGGCTCTCAGGTCCATCACGTGGTCGCCGACTGGGTCGATGGCGGGAACACCAACGTCGATGAACTCGGCCTGGCGTGTGGGCCGGATAACCGCAGCGTCGACACCGACGGCGGTGGTTGGTCGACCCGGATGAACGCCCGCTGCGAGGTGGAATGGATTCCACCCCCGGGCCTGGACACCGGTCAGGCCCGGCTGAACTACTACCACCGACCCGAACGGCTGCTGCGACCCCCCGAGGACCCGCCACCGCAGAGCCAGAACACCAGTGGGTCAACCGAACCCGCCGACAGCGCGACGGCCGACGACGACTCGGGTCCGCCGCGGCCGGCCGATGACCCCGGCGAACCCGGCGGACCCGCACCACCCGACAACCAAGCGGCCTGA
- a CDS encoding alpha/beta hydrolase, with product MPHRPTLDPDAAARVAAFGPPVPIRERGLQAVRDALESAPPPSDMPAMAEICDAEVTGPGGLVPVRIYRPDDAGDPVPVIVHLHGGGLVMGSNRSFEPMARALAAASGAAVVAVDYRLAPEHPPPAQFEDAWAVTDWVAAEAQRLGFDGHRIVVSGDSAGGGLAAAITLAARDGGGPRLFAQVLMYPGVDRDMAAPSVVANPEAPMLIHDDIVYLHELADIGAGPPHDTRRVPAYATDLSGLPQAIVVTAELDPITDWGERYAGRLRDAGVQTTLTRYPGMYHGFLMRSEATARGRLAMAEVGALLRAKFTNALPFPD from the coding sequence ATGCCCCACCGCCCGACACTCGATCCCGACGCCGCGGCCCGTGTCGCCGCTTTCGGCCCGCCGGTTCCGATTCGGGAACGGGGACTGCAGGCAGTCCGTGACGCACTCGAATCAGCGCCTCCCCCATCAGATATGCCGGCGATGGCCGAGATCTGCGATGCCGAGGTGACCGGACCAGGCGGCCTGGTCCCGGTACGGATCTACCGTCCCGACGACGCAGGTGATCCCGTCCCGGTGATCGTGCATCTGCACGGCGGCGGGTTGGTGATGGGTTCGAACCGTTCATTCGAGCCGATGGCCAGGGCACTCGCCGCGGCAAGCGGTGCTGCCGTCGTGGCCGTGGATTACCGGTTGGCGCCGGAGCATCCCCCACCGGCACAGTTCGAGGACGCATGGGCGGTGACCGACTGGGTGGCTGCCGAGGCGCAGCGACTCGGGTTCGACGGGCACAGGATCGTCGTCTCGGGCGACAGTGCCGGCGGCGGCCTGGCCGCGGCTATCACGCTGGCCGCGCGGGACGGCGGCGGCCCCAGACTGTTCGCACAGGTGCTGATGTACCCGGGAGTGGACCGCGACATGGCCGCCCCGTCGGTCGTGGCAAATCCCGAGGCCCCCATGCTGATTCACGACGACATCGTGTACCTGCACGAGCTCGCCGACATCGGTGCGGGGCCTCCCCACGACACCCGGCGAGTCCCCGCCTACGCCACCGATCTGTCCGGCCTACCGCAGGCGATCGTGGTCACCGCCGAACTCGATCCGATCACCGACTGGGGCGAACGCTACGCCGGAAGGCTCCGTGACGCCGGGGTGCAGACGACCCTCACCCGCTATCCGGGCATGTACCACGGCTTCCTGATGCGGTCGGAGGCCACCGCGCGCGGCCGCCTGGCGATGGCCGAGGTCGGGGCGTTGCTGCGCGCGAAGTTCACCAACGCACTGCCATTTCCGGACTGA
- a CDS encoding SDR family NAD(P)-dependent oxidoreductase yields the protein MSRARDTFGGGTAVITGAGAGIGAGLARHAHRLGMTVVLTDVDGPAVESLRDELRADGGTAHAEVCDVRDADAMDALAEHVYRDVGPVRLLVNNAGVEQFGYLWDTPLANWNRVMDINVTGVFHGVRAFLPRMISAGVPAWVWNLSSIGGVASIPLQTPYIVSKHAVLALTECLRLEVELAGHGGLIHVQAVLPGAVKSNIFEAAGGVDPAATGTDVTAAESQREAMLDIKAAAMDPVEAAEVVFEQSADGAFYLLTQPEYVASAMAERAGVLTSLTPPQLRTKRRFDPSRH from the coding sequence ATGAGTCGGGCGCGGGACACCTTCGGCGGTGGCACCGCCGTCATCACGGGAGCCGGCGCCGGTATCGGCGCCGGGCTGGCCCGGCACGCTCACCGACTCGGGATGACAGTCGTGTTGACCGACGTGGACGGGCCGGCGGTGGAGTCGTTACGCGACGAACTCCGGGCCGACGGCGGCACTGCGCACGCCGAAGTCTGCGACGTCCGGGACGCCGACGCGATGGACGCACTCGCCGAACACGTCTACCGGGACGTCGGACCGGTGCGGCTTCTGGTCAACAACGCCGGTGTCGAGCAGTTCGGCTACCTGTGGGACACCCCGCTGGCCAACTGGAACAGGGTCATGGACATCAACGTCACCGGTGTCTTCCACGGGGTGCGCGCATTCCTGCCCCGGATGATCTCGGCAGGCGTCCCGGCCTGGGTGTGGAATCTGTCCTCGATCGGCGGGGTGGCGAGCATCCCGTTGCAGACGCCGTACATTGTCAGCAAGCATGCGGTGCTCGCCCTCACCGAATGTTTGCGGCTCGAAGTGGAATTGGCCGGCCACGGTGGCCTGATCCATGTGCAGGCGGTGCTGCCCGGCGCGGTGAAGTCGAACATTTTCGAAGCCGCCGGCGGCGTCGACCCCGCCGCCACGGGAACTGATGTCACCGCCGCCGAGTCCCAACGCGAGGCGATGCTCGACATCAAGGCTGCCGCAATGGATCCCGTTGAAGCCGCCGAGGTGGTATTCGAGCAGTCCGCCGACGGCGCGTTCTATCTGCTGACCCAACCGGAGTACGTCGCGTCGGCGATGGCCGAACGGGCCGGGGTGCTCACGTCGCTGACACCTCCCCAGCTACGCACGAAACGCCGTTTCGACCCGTCCAGGCACTGA
- a CDS encoding polyketide cyclase — MTNEITLPEVQEFIAAFWYHYDQGQFDVLAGCVADEMHYLSRSDSGNCPFEELLAAELQGGSDTLAWLSKHRDENPYPLRHHATNIFRTGSDTGPHGTVTTARFYLYVNQVTNNVPFDVSSGVVDVGIRRDGDRLVLTSMTVILDAEDSVPFVEHRAKTATATGA, encoded by the coding sequence ATGACCAACGAGATCACGCTGCCGGAAGTCCAGGAGTTCATCGCCGCTTTCTGGTACCACTACGACCAGGGACAGTTCGATGTGCTCGCCGGCTGTGTCGCCGACGAGATGCACTACCTGAGCCGGTCGGACTCCGGTAACTGCCCGTTCGAGGAGCTTCTGGCCGCCGAGCTGCAGGGTGGCTCCGACACGCTGGCGTGGCTGAGCAAGCACCGCGACGAGAACCCGTATCCGCTGCGCCATCACGCCACCAACATCTTCCGCACCGGCAGCGACACCGGCCCGCACGGCACGGTCACCACGGCCCGCTTCTACTTGTATGTCAACCAGGTCACCAACAACGTGCCGTTCGACGTGTCCTCCGGCGTGGTCGATGTCGGCATCCGGCGCGACGGCGACCGCCTGGTGCTGACCTCGATGACCGTCATCCTCGACGCCGAGGACTCGGTTCCGTTCGTGGAGCACCGGGCGAAGACAGCCACCGCGACCGGCGCATGA
- a CDS encoding acyl-CoA dehydrogenase family protein: MTVDPELTAMMDGVLAAHGGKHPSTGMVTRDAELWHVLDELGLVRLTGAPDHGGSGAGWPEAAELMSAAVRHAVRVPLPEHDLLACWLLEAAGRPVDSAPRTVCVLDDSGTATGVPWASTAERVVVVWSGNDGRHLLTDADVAGLRITPGTNMIGEPRDTVTVDIAALAPHAVTVDPGLVAQLHRKSALVRSIQVCAALDVIVDVVIDHSTSRSQFGRPLSKFQAVQHLVADLAAEAALARAATEAAVSTALASDWSAPNLDFLVSVARSCTGHAASVVVRSAHQALGAIGTTIEHRLHLYTRAALAWRSEYGSVRHWDEQVTRSAVAAGAAGLWALITD, from the coding sequence ATGACCGTCGATCCCGAACTGACCGCGATGATGGACGGCGTTCTCGCCGCCCACGGGGGGAAGCACCCGTCTACGGGCATGGTGACGCGCGATGCCGAACTGTGGCACGTCCTCGATGAATTGGGCCTCGTCCGGTTGACCGGCGCGCCGGACCATGGCGGCAGTGGAGCAGGATGGCCGGAGGCCGCCGAATTGATGTCGGCCGCGGTCAGGCACGCCGTGCGGGTGCCGCTGCCCGAACACGACCTGCTGGCCTGTTGGTTGCTCGAGGCGGCCGGCCGCCCGGTCGACAGCGCCCCGCGCACGGTGTGTGTGCTCGACGACTCCGGCACAGCCACCGGGGTCCCATGGGCGTCCACCGCCGAGCGGGTGGTGGTTGTCTGGTCCGGCAACGACGGGCGACACCTCCTTACCGATGCCGACGTCGCCGGGCTCCGAATCACTCCCGGTACCAACATGATCGGTGAGCCGCGCGACACCGTCACCGTGGACATCGCCGCCCTGGCACCCCACGCGGTCACGGTGGACCCCGGCCTCGTGGCACAGCTGCACCGTAAGTCGGCGCTGGTGCGGTCGATCCAGGTCTGCGCGGCGCTCGACGTCATCGTCGACGTCGTCATCGACCACAGCACCTCGCGAAGTCAGTTCGGCCGTCCCCTGTCGAAATTCCAAGCGGTTCAACATCTGGTCGCTGACCTCGCCGCCGAGGCGGCGTTGGCGCGGGCCGCCACCGAGGCCGCGGTGTCCACCGCCTTGGCCAGCGACTGGTCGGCACCCAATCTCGACTTCCTGGTGTCCGTCGCGCGCTCCTGCACCGGGCATGCGGCATCGGTGGTGGTGCGCAGCGCCCACCAGGCGCTCGGGGCGATCGGCACCACCATCGAACACCGGCTGCACCTCTACACCCGCGCGGCTCTGGCATGGCGTTCGGAGTACGGATCGGTGCGGCACTGGGACGAACAGGTAACGCGCAGCGCGGTGGCGGCCGGCGCGGCCGGGCTGTGGGCCCTCATCACCGACTGA
- a CDS encoding acyl-CoA dehydrogenase family protein, translating into MARSRLVPPASTDLADTAALRAEVRDFLDGQLSAGTFVPSVDAWLCAWDEAFTAALAAHGYLGMTVPEEYGGHGRSSIERFIVTEELLAAGAPVAAHWIADRQIVPALLKNGTEAQKREFLPKIAAGECFFGIGMSEPDSGSDLASVRTKATPVDGGWSLSGTKVWTSGAHRAHAFIVLARTAPVDPTHRHDGLSQFIVRFDGPGVEVRPIVSMNGSHHFNEVILDDAFVSDDMVFGEIGQGWRQVTSELGFERSGPERLLSTFPLLAASAESMAQHQMSCDDGLGRLVARVAGLHHMSTAVAEALERHESADVPAAVVKLLGTTTEGDIADFADLRVGDDTAADPRLRELVAVAVDQRPGFTLRGGTTEVLRGVIARGLGLR; encoded by the coding sequence ATGGCCCGATCACGACTGGTGCCGCCGGCGAGCACCGACCTCGCCGACACCGCAGCGTTGCGTGCCGAGGTCCGCGACTTCCTGGACGGGCAATTGTCCGCCGGCACTTTCGTCCCATCGGTCGACGCCTGGCTGTGCGCATGGGATGAGGCGTTCACCGCGGCGTTGGCCGCGCACGGCTACCTGGGCATGACGGTCCCCGAAGAGTATGGCGGCCATGGCCGTTCGTCTATCGAACGGTTCATCGTCACCGAGGAACTGCTGGCCGCCGGCGCCCCGGTGGCCGCGCACTGGATCGCCGATCGCCAGATCGTGCCGGCACTGCTCAAGAACGGCACCGAGGCCCAGAAGCGGGAGTTCCTGCCGAAGATCGCCGCCGGGGAGTGCTTCTTCGGTATCGGGATGAGCGAACCGGATTCGGGATCCGACCTCGCCAGCGTGCGTACCAAGGCCACTCCCGTCGACGGCGGCTGGTCGCTGTCGGGAACCAAGGTGTGGACCTCTGGAGCACACCGCGCGCACGCGTTCATCGTCCTGGCCCGGACCGCACCCGTTGACCCCACACATCGGCACGACGGCCTGAGTCAGTTCATCGTCCGCTTCGACGGTCCCGGCGTCGAGGTTCGGCCCATCGTGTCGATGAATGGCAGCCACCATTTCAATGAGGTGATCCTCGACGACGCGTTCGTCAGCGACGACATGGTGTTCGGCGAGATCGGTCAGGGTTGGCGACAGGTCACCTCGGAGCTCGGCTTCGAACGCAGCGGACCCGAGCGGCTGCTGTCCACGTTCCCGCTTCTGGCGGCCTCCGCGGAAAGCATGGCGCAACACCAGATGTCCTGCGACGACGGACTCGGGCGACTCGTTGCCAGAGTGGCCGGCCTGCACCACATGTCGACCGCGGTGGCTGAGGCGCTGGAACGCCACGAATCCGCCGATGTGCCCGCCGCGGTGGTGAAGCTGCTCGGCACCACCACCGAAGGCGACATCGCCGACTTCGCCGACCTGCGCGTCGGCGACGACACGGCCGCCGACCCTCGGTTGCGCGAGTTGGTCGCCGTCGCGGTCGATCAGCGGCCCGGCTTCACGCTGCGCGGCGGGACGACCGAGGTACTGCGCGGAGTCATCGCGCGGGGATTGGGGCTGCGATGA